The Flavobacterium praedii genome window below encodes:
- the rfbB gene encoding dTDP-glucose 4,6-dehydratase, whose translation MKKILITGGAGFIGSHVVRRFVQNYPDYQIFNLDALTYAGNLENIKDIEKEPNYTFVKGDITDENFIDALFQNQQFDGVIHLAAESHVDRSIEDPLAFVKTNVIGTMNLLNAAKKQWLGNFEGKRFYHVSTDEVYGSLGAEGLFTETTAYDPNSPYSASKASSDHFVRAYGETYGLPYVITNCSNNYGPYHFPEKLIPLFINNIINNKPLPVYGDGNYTRDWLFVKDHAVAIDLVFHDGKNHETYNIGGFNEWKNIDLVKVLCQIMDQKLGRTTGESAQLITYVKDRPGHDLRYAIDASKINTQLGWKPSVTFEQGLEITIDWYLNNQDWLNNVTSGAYASYYEKQYS comes from the coding sequence ATGAAAAAAATACTTATTACAGGAGGAGCGGGGTTTATTGGTTCACATGTCGTAAGACGATTTGTGCAAAATTATCCAGATTATCAAATTTTTAATTTGGATGCATTGACCTATGCTGGGAATTTAGAAAATATCAAGGATATTGAAAAAGAACCGAATTATACTTTTGTAAAAGGAGATATAACTGATGAAAATTTCATAGATGCTTTGTTTCAAAACCAACAGTTTGATGGAGTGATTCACTTAGCTGCCGAATCACATGTGGATCGTTCGATTGAAGATCCTTTGGCTTTTGTGAAAACCAATGTGATTGGAACGATGAATTTATTGAATGCGGCCAAAAAACAATGGTTGGGGAACTTTGAAGGCAAACGTTTTTATCACGTGAGTACCGATGAGGTTTATGGTTCTCTAGGGGCCGAGGGTTTATTTACAGAGACTACTGCCTATGACCCGAATTCGCCTTATTCAGCATCCAAAGCCAGTTCGGATCATTTTGTTCGGGCTTATGGCGAAACGTATGGATTGCCGTATGTAATTACGAATTGCTCTAATAATTATGGTCCTTACCATTTTCCAGAGAAATTGATTCCGTTGTTCATCAACAATATTATCAATAATAAACCATTGCCGGTTTATGGGGACGGAAATTATACCAGAGATTGGCTTTTTGTAAAAGACCATGCCGTGGCTATTGATTTGGTTTTTCATGATGGAAAAAATCATGAAACCTATAATATTGGAGGTTTTAATGAGTGGAAAAATATCGATTTGGTCAAAGTGTTGTGCCAAATTATGGATCAAAAACTAGGAAGAACTACTGGAGAATCAGCTCAATTGATCACTTACGTGAAAGACAGACCGGGACATGATTTGCGTTATGCTATTGATGCCTCCAAAATTAATACACAGTTGGGCTGGAAACCATCTGTTACTTTTGAACAAGGATTAGAAATCACTATTGATTGGTATTTGAATAATCAAGATTGGTTGAACAATGTGACTTCGGGAGCGTATGCTTCGTATTATGAGAAGCAGTATTCGTAG